In the Myxococcales bacterium genome, one interval contains:
- a CDS encoding FAD-binding oxidoreductase, with protein sequence MIQSYDVIIIGAGSIGVPAALAMAREKMRVLVIDALPSQGQGSNKAAIGGMRATHSDPSKLIICKRSLEIISSWKETFGHDIEWHSGGYCFVAYREEEELILKNLLKEQHAHGLKIDWHDKEAVLSIAPDLNPANLRGATFSPNDGHCSTLLANHAFYDQAKTYGAEFRFNEKVIGIDTNAGRVTGVRTDKRTYKTACVVNAAGAYATEVGKLVGLNLPVLPDSHEAGITEPVAQFLGPMIVDIKPAPGSSNCYFYQLRSGQIIFCISPEPEISGYERGESSLFLPMAAKRMVWLMPRLAGIRVRRTWCGLYPSTPDGSPLVGWHNSLDGYLIAAGMCGQGFMLGLGLGEMLTRMIMRNETADDIEVITDLSPFRKFKSQEALK encoded by the coding sequence ATGATTCAAAGCTACGACGTCATCATCATCGGCGCCGGAAGCATAGGAGTCCCCGCAGCTTTGGCGATGGCGCGGGAAAAGATGCGCGTGCTCGTGATCGATGCCCTCCCGAGCCAAGGGCAGGGCTCGAACAAGGCGGCCATAGGCGGCATGCGCGCAACGCACTCGGATCCCTCCAAGCTGATCATATGCAAGAGAAGTTTGGAAATAATATCGAGCTGGAAGGAAACCTTCGGCCACGACATCGAATGGCATTCGGGAGGATACTGCTTCGTCGCCTACAGGGAGGAAGAGGAGCTCATCCTCAAAAATTTGCTCAAGGAACAACACGCACACGGGCTAAAAATAGACTGGCACGACAAGGAGGCTGTACTGAGCATAGCCCCCGATCTCAATCCTGCAAATCTCAGGGGAGCAACATTCTCGCCGAATGACGGTCACTGCTCCACACTTTTGGCGAACCATGCCTTCTACGATCAGGCCAAGACCTATGGGGCTGAATTTCGTTTCAACGAAAAGGTGATTGGAATAGATACGAACGCAGGGCGCGTCACCGGCGTGCGAACCGACAAAAGGACTTACAAAACAGCCTGCGTAGTAAATGCTGCCGGGGCATATGCGACAGAGGTCGGTAAATTAGTCGGCCTCAACCTCCCCGTCCTCCCCGACTCGCACGAAGCCGGAATCACGGAACCCGTAGCGCAGTTTCTCGGACCGATGATCGTCGATATCAAACCTGCGCCCGGGTCCAGCAACTGTTATTTCTACCAACTGCGCTCCGGACAGATCATTTTCTGCATAAGCCCTGAACCTGAAATTTCAGGATACGAGAGGGGAGAATCGTCGCTCTTTCTTCCTATGGCAGCCAAGCGGATGGTGTGGCTGATGCCGAGACTCGCCGGAATAAGGGTTCGCAGAACATGGTGCGGGCTTTATCCTTCGACGCCGGATGGATCGCCGCTTGTAGGATGGCATAATTCTCTGGATGGATATCTGATAGCAGCCGGGATGTGCGGTCAGGGATTTATGTTGGGGCTCGGCCTCGGCGAGATGCTCACGCGCATGATCATGAGAAATGAAACCGCCGATGACATCGAAGTTATCACCGACCTCTCCCCGTTTCGCAAATTCAAATCTCAGGAAGCTCTAAAATAA
- a CDS encoding FAD-dependent oxidoreductase yields MTDKRLKEHPILPIPSLQKISFTWNGSTMWALPDEMISSALLANGVKIFGKHKKDGSPQGIFCANGQCSQCMVLLNDFPVKACMTKISAGDEVAELRGDPIFPKKSNAPYSKEIKRIELPALILGGGPAGLSAGIELGKMGIKSLLIDDKPSLGGKLLLQTHRFFGSISAVHAGTRGIEIAKKLESEIKKHPSIEIWTNSTALGIFRDRVVGILKEGKEYVILKPQVTLVATGARERSIVFRGNTLPGVIGAGAFQTLVNRDLVKISDRLFIIGGGNVGLIAGYHALQAGIEVVGLAEAMPECGGYKVHKDKLIRAGVPIYTNHTIISANGRTEVESVTISEVNELFRPVEGSERSFKCDTILVAVGLDPVNEFAIKAKKFGMHVLSAGDAEEIAEASAAMFAGKIRGVEMAKMLGADAPDVPENWVKTAEILKSRPGRTENKKNQNCEDGIVPVFHCYQEIPCNPCSSVCPQHLIKIEEADIRHLPVFLGGKSGKKCVGCEKCVTICPGLAVTLVDYRNDPQNPTVTIAHEFSNRATREGDSVTAISSEGEPLGDVTVTNVRTIEKNDHTILLKLQAPKNIAARIAGIRVQELWVSEAMEEKITRITDDTIVCRCERITAGTIRELIRKGYRDVNEVKAVTRAGMGACQGKTCQPLIKRLFSEEGVPFTDVTENTRRPLFIEVPIGIFAGVSEEK; encoded by the coding sequence CCCTATTCTGCCGATCCCCTCACTGCAAAAAATATCATTCACATGGAACGGCTCTACGATGTGGGCTCTGCCTGACGAGATGATAAGCTCGGCCCTGCTTGCCAACGGAGTCAAAATCTTCGGAAAACACAAAAAGGACGGATCCCCGCAGGGGATATTTTGTGCCAACGGGCAATGTTCGCAGTGCATGGTGCTTTTAAACGACTTCCCGGTGAAGGCGTGCATGACCAAGATTTCCGCCGGAGATGAGGTGGCCGAGCTAAGAGGTGATCCGATCTTCCCGAAAAAATCAAATGCTCCGTATAGCAAGGAGATAAAAAGAATAGAGCTCCCTGCCCTCATACTGGGAGGGGGACCCGCCGGGCTCTCTGCCGGGATCGAACTGGGCAAGATGGGCATAAAGAGCTTACTCATCGACGACAAACCATCCCTTGGCGGAAAGCTCCTGCTTCAGACCCATCGTTTTTTCGGCTCCATATCGGCCGTACACGCTGGAACGCGCGGCATAGAAATCGCCAAAAAGCTGGAATCAGAGATCAAGAAACATCCCTCGATAGAAATATGGACGAACAGCACCGCGCTCGGCATCTTCCGAGACCGGGTGGTCGGCATCCTCAAAGAAGGGAAGGAGTATGTAATTCTGAAGCCACAGGTAACGCTGGTGGCGACCGGCGCCAGAGAGAGATCTATAGTGTTTCGCGGCAACACCCTTCCCGGAGTAATCGGAGCAGGGGCTTTTCAAACCCTGGTCAACCGAGATCTGGTAAAGATTTCAGACAGGCTTTTCATAATAGGCGGAGGCAACGTGGGGCTCATCGCAGGATACCACGCGCTTCAAGCCGGGATCGAAGTGGTGGGGCTGGCCGAGGCGATGCCCGAATGCGGTGGATACAAGGTGCACAAGGACAAGCTAATCCGCGCCGGAGTCCCGATATACACGAACCACACGATAATCTCCGCTAACGGGAGAACCGAGGTGGAATCGGTGACGATCAGCGAAGTGAACGAGCTCTTTCGCCCCGTCGAAGGAAGCGAACGCTCGTTCAAATGCGACACCATACTCGTGGCGGTCGGCCTCGACCCCGTGAACGAATTCGCAATCAAAGCAAAAAAATTCGGGATGCACGTGCTGTCGGCAGGCGATGCCGAGGAGATAGCTGAAGCATCGGCGGCGATGTTCGCCGGCAAAATTCGCGGCGTAGAGATGGCCAAGATGCTAGGGGCAGATGCGCCGGATGTTCCCGAAAACTGGGTGAAAACCGCCGAGATACTAAAGTCCCGCCCCGGCAGAACTGAGAATAAGAAAAACCAAAATTGCGAGGATGGAATAGTTCCGGTATTCCACTGTTATCAGGAAATCCCGTGCAATCCCTGTAGCTCCGTCTGCCCTCAACATCTCATAAAGATCGAAGAGGCGGACATAAGGCATCTCCCCGTCTTCCTCGGCGGAAAGTCGGGCAAAAAATGCGTCGGCTGCGAAAAATGTGTAACCATCTGCCCCGGGCTCGCAGTGACGCTGGTCGATTACCGCAACGATCCGCAGAATCCCACGGTGACGATAGCACACGAGTTTTCAAACAGAGCCACGCGTGAGGGAGATTCGGTTACCGCGATAAGTTCCGAGGGAGAACCGCTGGGAGATGTGACGGTAACCAACGTTCGCACCATTGAAAAGAACGATCACACCATTCTTCTCAAGTTGCAGGCACCGAAAAACATAGCAGCCCGCATCGCCGGAATACGCGTGCAGGAGCTGTGGGTAAGCGAGGCAATGGAGGAAAAAATCACGCGCATCACAGATGATACCATAGTCTGTAGATGCGAGCGAATAACGGCCGGCACCATTCGCGAACTGATTCGCAAGGGGTATCGCGACGTCAACGAGGTCAAGGCGGTCACACGCGCAGGCATGGGAGCATGCCAGGGGAAAACATGCCAGCCCCTCATCAAGAGGCTTTTCAGCGAAGAAGGAGTTCCTTTTACTGATGTTACAGAAAATACCAGGCGCCCTCTTTTCATCGAAGTGCCGATCGGCATTTTCGCCGGCGTTTCGGAGGAAAAATGA